In one window of Temnothorax longispinosus isolate EJ_2023e chromosome 9, Tlon_JGU_v1, whole genome shotgun sequence DNA:
- the LOC139818745 gene encoding endoplasmic reticulum aminopeptidase 2-like isoform X1, which translates to MHRRWMIINMQQTGYYYRVNYDVVYWDRIVNYLTFDEHTKIHVLNRAQIIDDTFYFLMNDQLPLSTFLKLTKYLQRETDFIAWYPMFKALEYMSGFFLFEESAYIKKHMRNILQELLKLLKHITHTKKSDEKLNDFIKCLRQEAAKWAYVLNDSNCISTAFSKLTRHLDGTERLSEWKKWVYCNDLVNNETLWWDVYDEYLSCSTFPTITIDYSNMLIRKLENCDLNKPDYKNVILHCNDLVNSFLLTIAKHAKDNKVLEHILNNFDKIILSGINVRVALINIINHVQSKKQFDKILEFVKHKREAIKIYIQHIPN; encoded by the exons atgcacaGACG TTGGATGATAATCAACATGCAACAAACAg GATATTATTATCGTGTCAATTACGATGTTGTGTATTGGGACCGAATTgtcaattatttaacatttgacgaacatacaaaaatacatgTGCTTAATCGTGCTCAAATTATCgatgatacattttattttctgatgAATGATCAACTTCCCTTGTCCACTTTTTTGAAACTAACGAAATATCTACAACGAGAGACAGACTTTATAGCATGGTATCCTATGTTTAAAGCTCTTGAATATATGTCtggtttctttttattcgaaGAAAGCGCATATATAAAG aAACACATGCGGAACATCTTGCAAGAGCTTCTTAAGCTTCTTAAGCATATAACACACACCAAGAAATCTGATGAAAAACTTAATgactttattaaatgtttaaggCAAGAAGCTGCCAAATGGGCATATGTCCTCAATGATTCCAATTGCATATCTACTGCCTTTTCTAAATTGACGCGGCACTTGGATGGTACTGAAAG GTTGTCAGAGTGGAAGAAATGGGTATATTGTAATGATCTAGTGAATAATGAAACTCTTTGGTGGGATGTATATGATGAATATTTATCTTGCTCTACGTTTCCTACTATCACCATCGATTACTCAAACATGTTAATCCGTAAATTGGAAAACTGCGATTTAAACAAGCCAGACTACAAGAATGTAATATTGCATTGCAATGACCTTGTGAACAGTTTTCTTCTTACTATTGCAAAGCATGCAAAAGATAACAAAGTATTagaacatatattaaataattttgataaaataatactaag cgGAATCAATGTGAGAGtagcattaattaatatcattaaccATGTACAGTCTAAGAAGCAATTTGATaag aTACTTGAATTTGTGAAACATAAAAGGGaggctataaaaatatatattcagcaTATTCCGAATTGA